From a single Ischnura elegans chromosome 7, ioIscEleg1.1, whole genome shotgun sequence genomic region:
- the LOC124162271 gene encoding uncharacterized protein LOC124162271, producing MVVGLKTAAETSDGASLVENEIITERFRYINDEMKQIGTKEINNDAKENRMADVTRQEPIQTETVVDYGVCGEEFLQVLLEGATVPLNTQVPMNSRPPWMDAELMKKGREFGMKYLFGIVYAQMLSLAILFSFRGGLEPLIFTGKSGTPFTAFQRYLSTVFRVLSWYQSDVFDEDSEAHKNMAVVRNLHASISRRMNEANRDDLKSKVTLEGKEIWCTHLETLKKDLNEFKPDCLSCPFLEISSLARNDFTESGKVVYVNQLDLSVTQFGFVALGILYPQQFGVHDATEEDFRGFAHLWRCLGYLLGIEDRYNICSSEDLEVTRARCRAVIEKWAKPSLKEVTPDWEHMFRCVIEGISYYVPGNNFSVAVAYLLWVLDIPYSNLLAKMTWMERMLFHTHCFVLNYMMRIPGNLRFSNFLLNRSLRRARNPSIEWLREKREKVYDYQKLGSPTVGTGS from the coding sequence ATGGTTGTCGGACTCAAGACAGCTGCAGAGACGAGCGACGGAGCAAGTttggttgaaaatgaaataataacagaAAGATTCCGATacataaatgatgaaatgaaacaGATAGGAACAAAAGAAATCAACAATGACGCCAAGGAAAATAGAATGGCGGACGTGACACGTCAAGAACCCATACAGACCGAAACTGTAGTGGACTACGGCGTGTGTGGCGAGGAATTTCTGCAAGTATTACTCGAAGGAGCCACAGTTCCCCTGAACACTCAAGTGCCGATGAATTCTAGACCACCATGGATGGACGCGGAACTAATGAAAAAGGGGCGAGAATTCGGAATGAAATACCTATTCGGAATCGTGTATGCACAGATGCTGTCTTTGGCTATCCTCTTCTCTTTTCGGGGAGGCCTTGAGCCACTCATTTTCACGGGAAAGTCTGGAACCCCTTTCACCGCATTTCAACGCTATCTCTCAACCGTGTTCCGGGTCCTCTCATGGTACCAGAGCGACGTCTTCGATGAGGATAGCGAAGCTCATAAAAACATGGCCGTCGTGCGTAACTTACACGCTTCCATCTCCAGAAGAATGAACGAGGCAAATAGGGATGATTTGAAATCAAAGGTGACGTTGGAGGGCAAGGAGATCTGGTGCACGCATCTCGAAACGTTGAAGAAGGACTTGAATGAGTTTAAGCCGGACTGTTTGAGCTGTCCCTTCTTGGAGATCTCCTCATTAGCACGGAATGACTTCACTGAGTCTGGCAAGGTGGTGTACGTCAACCAACTTGACCTCTCCGTCACACAGTTTGGCTTTGTAGCGCTTGGCATCTTGTATCCCCAGCAGTTCGGAGTACATGACGCAACAGAGGAGGACTTCAGGGGCTTTGCCCACCTATGGAGATGCTTGGGATATCTCCTGGGAATTGAGGACCGCTATAACATTTGCTCATCGGAAGACCTAGAGGTGACCAGGGCCAGATGTAGAGCTGTGATCGAAAAATGGGCTAAACCCTCACTCAAAGAGGTCACACCAGACTGGGAACATATGTTCAGGTGTGTGATCGAAGGCATCAGCTACTACGTTCCAGGGAATAATTTTTCAGTGGCAGTAGCTTATCTCCTCTGGGTTCTGGACATACCATATTCAAACCTGTTAGCAAAGATGACCTGGATGGAGAGAATGCTATTCCATACTCATTGCTTTGTGCTTAATTATATGATGAGGATACCGGGCAATCTTAGATTCAGCAATTTTCTACTCAACCGATCATTAAGGAGGGCAAGGAATCCATCGATTGAGTGGTTACGGGAGAAGAGGGAAAAAGTTTATGACTATCAGAAATTAGGATCACCCACAGTTGGGACTGGTTCCTGA